AGTGCCCTGCACGCAGTGATCGGGCCAAAGCACCTGCGTGCCGTAGCTGAGCTTGGTGGTCTCGAAAGGCTTCTTGCCGCTATAGGTGCTTGCGAAGGATGCATGGCCCGCCGTGTGCCAGTCTTGCGTGACGACGATGTTCTGGAACGCGGGCGCCAGCGCGTTGATGACCGGAATGACTTCATTGCCGCCCTTCACCGCCAGCGTGCCGCCGTCGAGAAAGCAGTTCTGCACGTCGACCACGATCAGCGCGGCCTTGTCGCCGGGCTTGATCTTGCCCGCCGCGAAGGCGTTGAAACCGACACTGCCGAAGCCGCCGGCCAGCCCCAGGGCGGCGGCGGATTTCACGAGGGTTCTGCGATGCATGGCGTGGACTCCGATGGGTTGAAGGAAAAACTCAAACGCTGAGGTAGGCGCGGCGAACTTCGTCGTTGGCCGCAAGCTCGGCCATGGTGGCGTGATAGCGGATCTGCCCCTTCTCGAGCACATAGGCGCGGTCGGACACCAGTTCAGCGAAGTGCATGTTCTGCTCCGACAGCAGGATGCTCACGCCCTGCGCCTTGAGCTCCAGGATCATGTTGGCCATCTGCTCGACGATCACCGGGGCCACGCCCTCGGAAGGCTCGTCGAGCAGCACGAGGTACGGGTTGCCCATGAGCGTGCGCGCCACGGTCAACATCTGCTGCTCGCCGCCGCTCATGCGTCCGCCGGGGCGGTTGGGCATTTCGCCGAGGTTGGGGAACAGCTTGAACAGGCGCTCGGGCGTCCACAGCGGCGCGTCGGTGCCGTCGGCCCAGCGGCGCGCGGGCTGCTTGCCGACTTCGAGGTTTTCCATCACGGTGAGGTCGGTGAACACGCGGCGGTCTTCGGGCACGAAGCCCAGGCCCAGACGCGCAGCGTGGTGCGGTTCGCTCTTCGAGATGTCGTGGCCCAGGAAGCGCACCGCGCCGCGGCGCTTGGTCAGCATGCCAATCAGCGTCTTCAGCGTGGTCGACTTGCCCGCGCCGTTGCGGCCCATGAGCGCGACCACTTCGCCGCGACGCACTTCGAGGTCGACGTCATAAAGGATTTGCGCGGCGCCATACCAGGCACACAGGGCCTTGGCCTGCAAAAGGGGTTCGTGTGTGCTCATGCGGCGACTCCAAGGGCTGCGGCTTTCTCTGCGATCTTCTCGAATGTCTTGCCGCTGCCGAAGTACACCTCCTGCACCTTCGGGTGGTCGCGGATTTCGAGCGGCTTGCCCTGCGCGATGAGGCGGCCGCGCGCCAGCACGATCATGCGGTCGGCATATGCGAACACCACGTCCATGCTGTGCTCGGTGAAGAGCACGGCCATGCCGCGTTGAATGACGAGATCCTTGGTCAGCGCCATGAGCGAGTTGCGCTCCTTGGGCGCCATGCCGGCGGTGGGCTCGTCCATCAGCAGCAGCTTGGGGCTGTTGGCCATCGCAATGGCGAGCTCGACGCGCTTCACGTCGCCGTACGCCAGCACGCTGCAGGGCCGGTCGGCCTGCGACTTCATGCCGACCTGGTCGAGCAGCGCCAATGCTTCGTCGCGCTTGTGGTCGGCCGCGCGGCGCCACATCGAGAACAGCTTGCCGTCGTGCGACAGCAGCGCCATTTGCACGTTCTCGACCACGGTGAGCGAGGCGAAGGTTTCGGCGATCTGGAAGGTACGGCCCACGCCCTGGCGCCAGATGGCGCGCGGCTTCTGGCCCACGAGCTCATGCCCATCGAACAGGATCGAACCCTGGTCGGCCTTGAGCTGGCCGTTGACCATGTTGAAGGTGGTCGACTTGCCGGCGCCGTTGGGGCCGATGAGGGCGAGCAGTTCGCCGGCGTGCAGCTCGAAGCTGATGCCGTCGACGGCCTTCACGCCGCCGAAGGACTTGCCGAGGTTCTCGACCTTGAGCAGGGGTGTGTTGGAGGTGGTCGTCATGCCTTGGCCTCCTTCGCCTCGGCGGCCACAGGCGCCGCATCGGGCTTGGCGCGGCGCAGCAGCTTGTCGGTCAGCTGCTTCGCAAAGCCTGCAATGCCCTGCGGGAACAGCAGCACGAGGATCAGGATGATGGCGCCGAGCGTCGCGCGCCAGTAGTCGGTGTTGCGCGCCACGGTGTCGTGCAGCCAGCTGAAGGTGACGGCGCCGACCACCGGCCCGGCCAGCGTCTGGATACCGCCCAGCAGCACCATCACCAGCCCGTCGACCGACTTGTCGACGCTCAGGCTCTCTGGCGAGATGCTGCCCTTGGAGAAGGCGTAGAGCGAACCGGCCAGCCCGGCCGCGGCGCCCGCGACGACGAAGGCCGTCCATTGCATGCGCTTGACGTCGATGCCGATGGCGTCGGCGCGCAGCACCGAGTCGCGGCCCGCGCGCAATGCATAGCCGAAGGGCGAGAACAGCACGCGGCGCAGCATCATGACGCCGGCAG
This is a stretch of genomic DNA from Variovorax paradoxus. It encodes these proteins:
- the pncA gene encoding bifunctional nicotinamidase/pyrazinamidase; the protein is MHRRTLVKSAAALGLAGGFGSVGFNAFAAGKIKPGDKAALIVVDVQNCFLDGGTLAVKGGNEVIPVINALAPAFQNIVVTQDWHTAGHASFASTYSGKKPFETTKLSYGTQVLWPDHCVQGTEDAALGKELKVPTAQLIIRKGFHKEMDSYSAFEEADHKTATGLAGYLKARGIKTVFVTGLATDFCVAWTAMDARKAGFEAYVIEDATRGIDLNGSLAAAWKQMTAKGVKRIQSADIQTA
- a CDS encoding ABC transporter ATP-binding protein, whose translation is MSTHEPLLQAKALCAWYGAAQILYDVDLEVRRGEVVALMGRNGAGKSTTLKTLIGMLTKRRGAVRFLGHDISKSEPHHAARLGLGFVPEDRRVFTDLTVMENLEVGKQPARRWADGTDAPLWTPERLFKLFPNLGEMPNRPGGRMSGGEQQMLTVARTLMGNPYLVLLDEPSEGVAPVIVEQMANMILELKAQGVSILLSEQNMHFAELVSDRAYVLEKGQIRYHATMAELAANDEVRRAYLSV
- a CDS encoding ABC transporter ATP-binding protein; this translates as MTTTSNTPLLKVENLGKSFGGVKAVDGISFELHAGELLALIGPNGAGKSTTFNMVNGQLKADQGSILFDGHELVGQKPRAIWRQGVGRTFQIAETFASLTVVENVQMALLSHDGKLFSMWRRAADHKRDEALALLDQVGMKSQADRPCSVLAYGDVKRVELAIAMANSPKLLLMDEPTAGMAPKERNSLMALTKDLVIQRGMAVLFTEHSMDVVFAYADRMIVLARGRLIAQGKPLEIRDHPKVQEVYFGSGKTFEKIAEKAAALGVAA